The Bremerella cremea genome has a window encoding:
- a CDS encoding RrF2 family transcriptional regulator yields the protein MISKTAEYALRAVAAMAARAGAPASADYLAEKTKVPRRYLNRVLQDLAEASLVRSRPGPGGGHELLRTLDEISILDVINAVSPLQRIRECPLGLSTHKALCPLHAELDKAYAATEEAFRGVTMQQLLESTSPVVPLCDFG from the coding sequence ATGATTTCGAAAACGGCCGAATACGCCCTCCGAGCCGTCGCGGCCATGGCTGCCCGCGCCGGCGCACCGGCATCTGCTGATTACTTGGCCGAGAAAACCAAGGTTCCACGCCGTTATTTGAATCGCGTGCTACAAGACCTGGCCGAAGCGTCTTTGGTCCGCTCGCGGCCGGGGCCTGGCGGGGGGCACGAACTTCTCCGCACGCTCGACGAGATCTCGATTCTAGACGTCATCAACGCGGTCTCGCCGCTGCAACGAATACGTGAATGCCCCCTGGGCTTGTCCACCCATAAAGCGCTTTGCCCTTTGCATGCCGAACTCGATAAGGCTTACGCCGCGACGGAAGAAGCGTTTCGCGGGGTTACGATGCAGCAGCTATTAGAATCGACCAGCCCTGTCGTTCCGCTGTGCGACTTTGGGTAG
- a CDS encoding arylsulfatase, translating into MRIFVWRPLCMLLLAATAMACMASTSYGQAKKPNILFIVSDDTGYGDLGPYGGGVGRGMPTPNIDRMAAEGMTFFSFYAQPSCTPGRAAMQTGRIPNRSGMTTVAFQGQGGGLPAAEWTLGSVLKQGGYKTYFTGKWHLGESDYALPNAHGYDVMEHCFLYHCNAYTYGDPKWFPDMNPKLREMFNKVTKGSMSGNAGEPAKEDWKVNGEYVDTPEKGLVGIPFLDKYVEQSGLKFLEDAAKNPNQPFFININFMKVHQPNLPAPEFELKSLSKTKYADSVVELDTRIGNIMDKLRELKLDQNTLVFYTTDNGAWQDVYPDAGYTPFRGTKGTVREGGNRVPAIAIWPGKIKEGIKNHDLVGGLDLMATFASVAGTKLPEKDREGVPMVFDSYDLTPVLTGSGKNPRNAWFYFTENELSPGAARVGNYKAVFNLRGDDGALTGGMAVDTNLGWKGPDKYVATVPQIFDLWQDPQERYDIFMNNYTERTWTLVTFNEEIGKLMKTYIDHPPRKLQSEVYTGPITISNFQKFEYIRDSLKKDGISIPLPTGN; encoded by the coding sequence ATGAGAATTTTCGTGTGGCGTCCCCTGTGTATGTTGCTGTTGGCAGCAACCGCCATGGCCTGTATGGCTTCGACGTCCTATGGCCAAGCCAAAAAGCCGAACATCTTGTTTATTGTCTCGGACGATACCGGTTACGGCGACTTGGGCCCATACGGTGGTGGTGTAGGACGCGGCATGCCGACGCCCAATATCGATCGCATGGCCGCCGAGGGGATGACCTTCTTTTCGTTCTATGCCCAACCTAGTTGCACGCCCGGGCGTGCCGCAATGCAGACCGGACGTATCCCCAATCGCAGTGGGATGACGACGGTTGCTTTCCAAGGGCAGGGGGGGGGCCTACCGGCTGCCGAATGGACCTTGGGTTCGGTGTTGAAACAAGGTGGCTATAAAACCTACTTCACCGGCAAATGGCACCTGGGAGAATCAGATTACGCGTTGCCCAACGCCCATGGTTACGACGTGATGGAACACTGCTTCCTTTATCACTGCAACGCGTACACCTATGGCGATCCGAAGTGGTTCCCCGACATGAATCCCAAACTGCGGGAGATGTTTAACAAGGTCACCAAAGGCTCGATGTCGGGTAATGCTGGCGAGCCAGCAAAGGAAGACTGGAAAGTCAACGGCGAATATGTTGATACGCCGGAGAAAGGTTTGGTTGGTATTCCGTTCCTCGACAAGTACGTCGAACAGTCCGGCCTGAAGTTCCTAGAAGATGCCGCCAAAAATCCAAATCAGCCCTTCTTCATTAACATTAATTTCATGAAGGTTCATCAACCGAACCTTCCCGCTCCGGAATTCGAGCTCAAGTCGCTTTCCAAGACCAAGTATGCCGACTCCGTGGTCGAACTCGACACGCGTATCGGTAACATCATGGACAAGCTTCGCGAACTGAAGCTCGATCAGAACACGCTCGTTTTCTACACCACCGACAATGGTGCTTGGCAAGACGTTTATCCCGATGCTGGCTATACGCCGTTTCGTGGTACCAAAGGTACCGTGCGTGAAGGTGGTAACCGTGTTCCGGCCATCGCCATCTGGCCTGGCAAGATCAAAGAAGGGATTAAGAACCACGACCTAGTCGGCGGTTTGGACTTGATGGCTACCTTTGCTTCCGTTGCTGGTACGAAGCTACCAGAAAAAGATCGCGAAGGGGTGCCGATGGTCTTCGATAGCTACGATCTGACGCCTGTGCTGACCGGCAGTGGCAAGAACCCACGCAATGCGTGGTTCTACTTCACCGAAAACGAACTCTCGCCAGGTGCTGCTCGTGTGGGCAACTACAAGGCCGTCTTTAACCTACGTGGTGACGATGGCGCCCTAACCGGCGGTATGGCGGTCGATACCAACCTCGGTTGGAAAGGGCCCGATAAGTATGTTGCAACCGTCCCGCAGATTTTTGACCTCTGGCAAGATCCGCAGGAACGATACGACATCTTCATGAACAACTACACCGAGCGAACCTGGACGCTGGTGACGTTCAACGAAGAGATTGGGAAATTGATGAAAACGTACATCGACCACCCACCCCGCAAACTACAAAGCGAGGTGTACACCGGTCCAATTACGATCAGCAATTTCCAGAAGTTTGAGTACATTCGCGATTCACTCAAGAAGGATGGCATCTCGATTCCGTTGCCAACCGGCAACTAA
- a CDS encoding helix-turn-helix transcriptional regulator produces the protein MKFFYQQRTVESFDPDVLMDVVANTGFEQRLLKGGPFAGQLMRICLPNCRIDKGYYSLPCFARGSATADCVMVGMTFTSGQTAWVNGKEAFFDDFQLYAENAAVDYRTVAGAPWVALQMSREWLQLQAIKFSGREINYPPTSVQNVVVSRWAALKLRTEIESLLQCNRRFSIEHMTQVAAQYEQSIVRALVEAISAAGPDQVVIRRQTERKKAFMESVEQYLGGHLADPIRIQDLVNHTGLHERSLQRFSQEVYGLTPKQLFGVVRLNRIRRELLCRTNLAATIRQITEKWGIRHQGRFAAHYEELFGEKPSETLQRSLVGAK, from the coding sequence ATGAAGTTTTTCTATCAGCAGCGTACCGTTGAGTCGTTCGATCCGGACGTCTTGATGGATGTGGTTGCGAATACCGGTTTTGAGCAACGGCTTCTCAAGGGTGGTCCGTTTGCCGGCCAGCTAATGCGGATCTGTTTGCCGAACTGTCGTATCGATAAAGGGTATTACTCGCTGCCTTGCTTCGCACGCGGGTCGGCTACGGCCGACTGTGTCATGGTGGGGATGACTTTTACTTCAGGGCAAACCGCGTGGGTCAATGGAAAAGAAGCCTTCTTTGACGACTTTCAACTTTATGCCGAGAATGCCGCCGTCGATTATCGAACCGTGGCTGGCGCTCCGTGGGTCGCATTGCAAATGTCGCGCGAGTGGTTGCAACTTCAAGCGATTAAGTTTTCTGGTCGTGAGATCAACTATCCGCCAACAAGCGTGCAAAACGTGGTTGTATCACGGTGGGCAGCCCTCAAGTTGCGTACCGAAATTGAATCGCTGCTGCAATGCAATCGTAGGTTTTCAATTGAGCATATGACGCAAGTCGCTGCGCAATATGAGCAGAGTATCGTGCGCGCATTAGTGGAGGCCATATCTGCCGCCGGCCCGGATCAAGTCGTGATCCGCCGACAAACCGAACGGAAGAAAGCTTTCATGGAAAGTGTCGAGCAGTATTTAGGGGGGCATCTGGCCGACCCGATTCGGATTCAAGATTTAGTGAATCACACTGGGCTGCATGAACGTTCGTTGCAACGTTTCTCACAAGAAGTTTACGGCCTGACTCCGAAGCAGTTATTCGGGGTTGTGCGGCTCAATCGAATCCGGCGCGAACTTCTCTGCCGGACGAATCTTGCCGCCACGATTCGCCAGATCACCGAGAAATGGGGCATTCGCCACCAAGGTCGCTTTGCTGCCCACTACGAAGAATTGTTCGGTGAGAAACCGAGTGAAACGCTTCAGCGTTCGCTTGTCGGTGCCAAGTAA